In Leisingera sp. NJS204, one DNA window encodes the following:
- a CDS encoding ArnT family glycosyltransferase, translated as MTDVPDRSGRTEDVFSGSSRAGRHAGLWLSTLLAAFMLHIFWLHVVAEDAYISFRFAQNLANGHGLVWNIGEAPVEGYTNFLWVILCAAMLKLGLEVELYSTLLGSLASVLTLLICYAWARRFMRLPAASALVPVVLLAASGPLAAWAGSGMETALFGFLITLGAYFFAGYWHGRPAWWLSLCAVCFTAAAMTRPEGAMVFCALGLIGLLMTAGTPRWRHFILPALIFTALFGAYFLWRYSYFGWLLPNTFYAKTGGGSTQIARGISHVMWFGALFAVPLVPALLTLIPQGLKALRRPGSAEGMRFVRERAAFWLPAYLGLVYSAYIAAVGGDYMAMFRFFAPITPMICLFTGGLIGAGFAMTRSWIPRAAFAIGIGAILIQSTPAEAKLFPKMWNNHGTWRGIETERWHVNRLTRIGEHFQSLRTSYDDSIATDGIGAIAFAADMKVIGLHGLVDVHIAHKEFGEGELGSGLPGHERGDLDYIFSKRPAYFMFNRRLSDEAFARSPKKMPAKAAEIVAAEYELASDYLVDSANGEAGYFTYLKRVASDD; from the coding sequence ATGACGGATGTTCCTGATCGTTCCGGTAGGACAGAGGATGTTTTTTCAGGATCTTCCAGAGCGGGCCGGCACGCCGGGCTTTGGCTCTCAACGCTTTTGGCTGCATTCATGCTGCACATATTCTGGCTGCATGTTGTGGCTGAGGACGCCTACATCTCGTTCCGTTTCGCTCAGAACCTCGCAAACGGCCATGGCCTGGTCTGGAACATCGGCGAGGCGCCGGTCGAGGGGTATACCAACTTTCTTTGGGTGATACTGTGCGCGGCCATGCTGAAGCTTGGCCTCGAGGTCGAGCTTTACAGTACCCTTCTGGGCAGCCTTGCATCGGTCCTGACACTCCTCATCTGCTACGCGTGGGCGCGCCGGTTCATGCGGCTGCCCGCGGCAAGCGCGCTTGTTCCCGTTGTGCTGCTGGCCGCCAGCGGCCCATTGGCCGCCTGGGCGGGAAGCGGCATGGAAACAGCGCTTTTTGGGTTTCTGATCACGCTTGGGGCCTATTTCTTTGCCGGCTACTGGCACGGCCGGCCAGCCTGGTGGCTGTCCCTGTGCGCCGTCTGTTTTACCGCTGCCGCCATGACTCGCCCCGAAGGCGCCATGGTCTTCTGTGCGCTTGGCCTCATCGGTTTGCTGATGACGGCCGGAACGCCCCGGTGGCGCCATTTCATCCTGCCGGCTCTGATCTTCACCGCCTTGTTCGGAGCCTACTTCCTGTGGCGCTACAGCTATTTCGGATGGCTCCTGCCCAATACGTTTTACGCCAAGACGGGCGGGGGAAGCACGCAAATCGCGCGCGGGATCTCACATGTGATGTGGTTCGGCGCACTGTTTGCCGTTCCGCTTGTGCCGGCTTTGCTCACACTGATCCCCCAGGGTCTCAAAGCGCTCAGGCGGCCCGGATCTGCCGAAGGCATGCGTTTTGTCCGCGAGCGGGCCGCGTTTTGGCTGCCGGCTTATCTGGGGCTTGTTTATTCGGCCTATATCGCCGCCGTCGGCGGCGATTACATGGCCATGTTCCGTTTCTTTGCGCCAATCACGCCGATGATTTGCCTCTTTACCGGCGGTTTGATCGGTGCAGGCTTCGCAATGACACGCAGTTGGATCCCAAGAGCCGCTTTTGCCATCGGCATTGGCGCCATTCTTATTCAGTCGACCCCGGCCGAAGCAAAGCTGTTCCCGAAAATGTGGAACAACCATGGGACATGGAGGGGCATTGAAACCGAGCGCTGGCACGTCAACCGGCTGACCCGGATCGGTGAACATTTCCAGTCGCTGCGGACAAGCTACGATGACAGCATTGCAACCGACGGGATTGGCGCGATCGCTTTTGCCGCTGATATGAAAGTGATTGGCCTCCACGGGCTGGTGGACGTGCATATTGCCCACAAAGAATTCGGTGAAGGGGAACTCGGCTCCGGCCTGCCAGGGCACGAGAGGGGCGATCTCGACTATATCTTCTCGAAGCGCCCGGCGTATTTCATGTTCAACCGGCGCCTGTCAGACGAAGCCTTTGCAAGATCGCCGAAGAAAATGCCCGCCAAGGCGGCGGAGATCGTTGCCGCCGAATATGAACTGGCCTCCGACTATCTGGTGGATTCCGCCAACGGTGAGGCCGGCTATTTTACGTATCTGAAGCGTGTTGCAAGCGATGACTGA
- a CDS encoding lysylphosphatidylglycerol synthase transmembrane domain-containing protein, whose translation MMKSENAPRLAVISISAAAACYAVFVLATGFGDVTAGFSQFSVLSWIALSALSLLHFLLRFARWQVYLVRLGHRISLGPSALIYLSGFALTTSPGKIGEAWRAVYLGPRGVPFAHVLAGFFAERYTDLLAIAILSCLAVTLYSGPAWPFLAGTAALIALLLVLRLPGLPRKADAWAEATRMPRLAAPLRGLSNMLRAAADLLSQRITLFALTVALAAWGLHGLILFAVTGLLGYEAGMWQMIGIYAFAMLIGALSLIPGGVGSADATMILMLTLAGLDAPGAAVATLVCRVLTLWFAVLLGLVSVGALSLLRPPAEDPAVQPHSSSE comes from the coding sequence ATGATGAAATCAGAAAACGCCCCCCGGCTGGCGGTGATCAGCATCAGTGCCGCGGCTGCCTGCTATGCGGTCTTCGTGCTGGCAACAGGGTTCGGGGATGTGACAGCGGGATTCTCGCAGTTCAGCGTTCTCAGCTGGATCGCCTTGTCCGCGCTCAGCCTGCTGCACTTCTTGCTGCGCTTTGCGCGCTGGCAAGTCTACCTGGTCCGGCTCGGCCACCGTATTTCCCTGGGGCCAAGCGCGCTGATCTACCTTAGCGGCTTTGCCCTGACTACATCGCCGGGGAAGATCGGCGAGGCCTGGCGCGCGGTTTACCTAGGGCCGCGCGGGGTCCCGTTTGCGCATGTGCTGGCCGGTTTTTTTGCCGAACGCTATACGGACCTTCTGGCAATTGCCATTTTGTCCTGCCTGGCGGTCACACTCTATTCCGGGCCGGCCTGGCCGTTCCTGGCCGGCACCGCCGCCCTCATCGCACTGCTGCTGGTGCTGCGCTTGCCAGGCCTGCCGCGCAAGGCGGATGCCTGGGCCGAGGCCACGCGGATGCCGCGCCTTGCGGCCCCGCTCAGAGGCCTGTCCAACATGCTGCGCGCCGCCGCCGATCTCCTATCTCAGAGGATCACTTTGTTTGCCCTGACCGTGGCGCTCGCCGCATGGGGTCTGCATGGCCTGATCCTCTTTGCCGTAACCGGGCTGCTCGGCTACGAGGCAGGCATGTGGCAGATGATCGGGATTTACGCCTTCGCAATGCTGATCGGTGCCCTGTCGCTGATCCCGGGCGGTGTCGGGAGTGCGGACGCCACCATGATCCTGATGCTGACCCTCGCCGGTCTCGACGCGCCGGGGGCAGCCGTTGCGACGTTGGTCTGCCGCGTGCTGACACTCTGGTTTGCGGTTTTGCTCGGGCTGGTCTCGGTCGGGGCTTTGAGCCTGCTTCGGCCTCCGGCGGAAGATCCGGCCGTTCAGCCGCACTCTTCCAGCGAGTAA
- a CDS encoding SdrD B-like domain-containing protein, which produces MTYNYRNYEWTAFTEADLLDQGGNGSSFGYGDTFSMPASATVCLSTKDNDYFLSGDYYSNERADDRYGQNAYVDGEPAGGKMYAESYHVLKGSDGNTYYLIEIEIEGHDAPGQGEDYFTFYNDVPPAGVELTVVKTCGVKGNWVDYKCLGAGDKIETGSISGTVFCDLDCDGINGEVTTIPGCDYKIEAENMHKSGFKTVDGNQASGGELVKLAYPGCYGTLCTTFDGKTGVYDVKIRVQDENDGQSKIKLKVDGQLVEAIRLDADSDGGGSNDGGFSTYVIKDVAISNGEDITIKTKGDGYEYVRIDNIVLEGQDQQEVVPEPGKADVTIKLLDAGGVVVATTTTDADGNYRFDGIEAGDYKIMGVAPDGTEFTIQDAGSDDAVDSDVDENGMSGVITVGANTETDIDLGVVDPQPGSLSGRYFEDTDGSDTDNGEPGVANAEVTLTNLDTGEVSTTTTDADGFYAFTDLEPGTYEVLFAEVDGFGFVAQDQGGDDTIDSDVTAAGKVEIIEIGKGEAASDVDAGIRPCGNIFGESGVDDVLIGCDTDDNFRGFSGNDLVDARGGDDFIDLGRGNDTAIGGAGNDTIDGSFDFDTAIFGGAAADYTITLNALDGSSLTVTGPDGEDLLIDVELLQFDDQDVLISSLILSASDDTADLPALNGSVSVDVLANDNPGQAPGTPVVMSVTDGQFGTASVEPDGQITYTATAEATGGFDVVSYTVVDSQGRMATAELLLGDIAAPDASAPGAVILGDGGETFEGSGLDDIIIGGSGGDTIAGRGGNDGINGAGGNDSIQGSAGDDTIIGGEGDDDLSGNRGNDLISGGGGNDTIAGSGDNDQILGGDGDDDISANPGDDFIFAGAGNDTIDGNVGNELIFAGQGDDEINRIGEGADRAFGGDGDDVFVWRDFQADGVRDLIDGQSGIDTLEVQVAAADFAAMQVEVDAYLMSLAANADDTNGVVSSYSFSTIALDIANIENIDLTFA; this is translated from the coding sequence GTGACCTACAATTACCGGAATTACGAATGGACTGCATTTACCGAAGCAGATCTTTTGGATCAAGGAGGAAATGGATCCAGCTTTGGGTACGGTGACACCTTCAGCATGCCGGCAAGCGCCACGGTATGCCTGTCTACAAAAGACAACGACTATTTTTTGTCAGGCGACTATTACAGTAACGAACGCGCGGATGACAGGTACGGCCAAAACGCTTATGTCGATGGTGAACCGGCAGGCGGGAAGATGTATGCCGAAAGCTATCACGTCCTGAAAGGCTCGGACGGCAATACCTATTACCTGATCGAAATCGAGATTGAAGGCCATGACGCCCCGGGACAGGGCGAAGACTATTTCACCTTCTACAATGATGTTCCCCCGGCCGGGGTTGAATTGACTGTGGTCAAGACCTGCGGCGTCAAAGGTAACTGGGTTGACTACAAATGCCTTGGCGCGGGTGACAAAATTGAAACGGGATCCATTTCAGGCACCGTTTTCTGCGATTTGGATTGCGACGGCATTAACGGGGAGGTGACCACCATCCCAGGTTGCGATTACAAGATCGAAGCCGAGAATATGCACAAGAGCGGCTTTAAGACGGTGGACGGCAACCAGGCGTCCGGCGGTGAGCTTGTCAAGCTGGCTTATCCAGGGTGCTACGGCACGCTGTGCACCACCTTTGACGGCAAAACCGGTGTCTACGACGTAAAGATACGCGTGCAGGATGAAAACGACGGCCAAAGCAAGATCAAGCTGAAAGTGGATGGTCAGTTAGTCGAAGCAATCCGGCTGGATGCCGATTCAGACGGCGGCGGGTCGAATGATGGCGGCTTTTCAACCTATGTCATCAAGGATGTTGCCATCAGCAATGGGGAAGACATCACGATCAAGACCAAGGGCGATGGCTACGAATATGTGCGCATCGATAACATCGTTCTTGAAGGCCAGGACCAGCAAGAAGTGGTCCCGGAGCCTGGCAAGGCTGATGTCACGATCAAGCTGCTTGATGCCGGCGGCGTTGTCGTGGCAACCACCACCACCGATGCCGATGGGAACTACCGGTTCGACGGAATTGAAGCCGGTGATTACAAGATCATGGGTGTGGCGCCTGACGGCACCGAATTCACCATTCAGGACGCCGGCTCGGACGATGCGGTCGATTCAGATGTTGATGAAAACGGCATGTCGGGTGTGATCACTGTTGGTGCGAACACGGAAACTGATATCGACCTGGGTGTTGTCGACCCGCAGCCCGGCTCGCTCTCAGGCCGGTATTTCGAAGACACGGATGGCAGTGATACTGACAATGGCGAACCAGGTGTGGCCAACGCAGAAGTCACTTTGACGAACCTTGATACGGGCGAGGTTTCCACCACGACGACGGATGCCGATGGCTTCTATGCGTTCACTGACCTGGAGCCGGGCACTTATGAAGTCTTGTTTGCTGAGGTCGACGGCTTCGGCTTCGTCGCTCAGGATCAGGGAGGCGATGATACAATCGACTCCGATGTTACTGCCGCTGGCAAGGTCGAGATAATCGAAATCGGCAAAGGCGAGGCTGCCAGCGATGTCGATGCCGGTATCCGCCCCTGCGGAAACATCTTCGGCGAGTCGGGGGTAGATGATGTGCTCATCGGCTGCGACACGGATGACAATTTCCGCGGGTTCTCCGGCAATGATCTGGTTGATGCGCGCGGCGGCGATGACTTCATCGACCTGGGCCGGGGCAATGACACAGCCATCGGAGGCGCCGGCAATGACACGATCGACGGCAGTTTCGATTTCGACACCGCAATCTTCGGCGGTGCGGCTGCGGATTACACGATCACACTGAATGCACTGGACGGAAGTTCGCTCACAGTGACGGGGCCGGATGGTGAAGACCTGTTGATTGATGTGGAACTGCTGCAGTTTGACGATCAGGACGTTCTGATCTCCTCCCTGATCCTTTCGGCCAGTGATGATACCGCTGATCTGCCAGCACTGAACGGCAGCGTGAGTGTTGACGTGCTGGCCAACGACAATCCGGGTCAGGCCCCCGGCACGCCGGTTGTCATGTCTGTTACAGACGGGCAGTTTGGCACGGCGTCAGTCGAGCCGGACGGCCAGATCACCTACACCGCCACTGCGGAAGCAACCGGCGGGTTTGACGTTGTGAGCTATACCGTTGTTGACAGCCAGGGCCGGATGGCGACAGCCGAGCTTCTGTTGGGCGATATTGCGGCTCCGGACGCGTCAGCGCCGGGCGCCGTGATATTGGGCGACGGGGGCGAAACCTTCGAAGGCTCAGGCCTTGATGACATCATCATCGGCGGCAGCGGCGGCGACACCATCGCTGGCCGCGGCGGCAATGATGGCATCAACGGGGCGGGCGGCAACGACTCGATCCAAGGTTCGGCTGGCGATGACACGATCATCGGCGGAGAAGGGGATGACGATCTGTCGGGCAACCGCGGCAATGACCTCATTTCCGGCGGCGGCGGCAATGACACGATCGCGGGCAGCGGTGACAATGACCAGATTCTGGGCGGCGACGGTGATGACGACATCAGTGCCAATCCGGGCGACGACTTCATTTTCGCGGGCGCCGGCAATGACACGATCGACGGCAATGTTGGAAACGAGCTGATCTTTGCAGGCCAAGGCGATGATGAAATCAACCGTATCGGTGAGGGTGCAGACAGGGCCTTTGGCGGTGATGGCGATGACGTTTTTGTCTGGCGCGACTTCCAGGCGGATGGCGTGCGCGATCTGATCGACGGGCAGTCAGGTATCGATACGCTTGAGGTGCAGGTGGCTGCTGCGGACTTTGCTGCGATGCAAGTCGAAGTTGATGCTTATCTGATGTCGCTGGCTGCAAATGCGGATGACACCAATGGTGTTGTATCAAGCTACAGCTTCTCGACAATCGCACTGGATATCGCAAATATCGAAAATATCGACCTTACTTTCGCGTAG
- a CDS encoding YjbF family lipoprotein, translating to MSMIRKTAALAGLAGLALVLGACAKGPEKTPAELEVLRAVGAQITKRRSAAPPPVQLTRALLDKQSQAYIEVTIENRDAKAYLTRALTRRDSSPGTVEVWRTQDNVSLALRSGMVIATRGLGGGLLSAQVPAADGAAGPARGGARRYTVRAKGNGQAILSMACSLQDLGPEPVEIVGVTHPARRLQERCEGSGGVVVNDYWVDSRPGRNQVWQSRQWAGPETGYVRIRQLRL from the coding sequence ATGAGCATGATCAGGAAAACCGCTGCCTTGGCCGGGCTGGCCGGGCTGGCGCTGGTGCTGGGGGCTTGTGCCAAAGGCCCCGAGAAAACCCCGGCGGAGCTGGAAGTGCTGCGGGCGGTGGGCGCGCAGATCACCAAACGCCGCAGCGCCGCGCCGCCGCCGGTGCAGCTGACCCGGGCGCTTTTGGACAAGCAAAGCCAGGCCTATATCGAGGTCACCATCGAAAACCGCGATGCCAAGGCTTATCTGACCCGCGCCCTGACGCGCCGCGACAGCAGCCCCGGCACGGTTGAGGTCTGGCGCACCCAGGACAATGTCTCGCTGGCCTTGCGCAGCGGCATGGTGATTGCCACCCGCGGCCTTGGCGGCGGGCTGTTGTCGGCGCAGGTGCCGGCTGCGGACGGCGCGGCGGGCCCGGCACGCGGCGGCGCGCGGCGTTATACGGTGCGCGCCAAGGGCAACGGCCAGGCGATCCTCAGCATGGCCTGCAGCCTGCAGGACCTGGGCCCGGAGCCGGTGGAGATTGTCGGGGTGACCCATCCCGCCCGCCGCCTGCAGGAGCGCTGCGAGGGCAGCGGCGGCGTGGTGGTCAATGATTACTGGGTTGATTCCCGCCCGGGCCGCAATCAGGTCTGGCAGTCGCGGCAATGGGCCGGACCGGAGACCGGATATGTGCGGATCCGCCAGCTGCGGCTGTGA
- a CDS encoding YjbH domain-containing protein translates to MIPIKTLVCRAAPAALLCLAAGPGLALGPEITRAGHGAAPGTEGAAPRLKPLPPPSLNFYGSPGIIDTPSSEMLPDGQYAVTYSWFGGTSRYNITVQALPWLSASFRYNGIQDLGLFGFDTYYDRGFDVRARLWRERGWLPEVTMGLQDFAGTGVYAAEYFVATKRFEGAALGWGKTPGRLKLSAGLGWGRLGSSGAIGNIGGVRPTFVGGSTGGELATDQWFRGDFAPFGGFEWQPDERWSLKAEYSTDAYVTETQVSNVFERKSSVNYGVEYQYSDRLRLGAYYLYGSEIGFNAQIQLNPNNPPTPMAVPAPHPIIPRTQWATEASHWSQDWVASESKKRKVRDLAAQALKADGLVLEAITLTGTTAELRYRNPRYRSAAQAAGRAARALAQALPPSVETFRLVPVRRGLGLAVLEVRRSDLEALEFDADAADALSAAAGVRDAGPLPDDAIFSGELYPAFATSVSPFTKPAYFDPAQPFRLDAGLDFAASYAPAPGWRIAGTIRQRLAGNVKNGRASNSVLPHVRTDQREYAQFGTTLENLYASRLWKPGRNLYARATAGLFESMYGGVSGELLWKPVNSRIGLGVEGNYVVQRDFDQRFGFRDYRTFTGHASAYAELGKGYLMQVDAGRYLAGDYGGTFSLNREFNNGFLIGAFFTLTNVSAEDFGEGSFDKGFRFRIPVDWLLGKPSRSGFGLTIRPTQRDGGQRVSVPDRLYGSVREAHRKSLEEQRARFWE, encoded by the coding sequence GTGATCCCGATCAAGACACTTGTGTGCAGAGCCGCGCCGGCTGCGCTGCTGTGCCTGGCGGCCGGGCCGGGTCTGGCCCTGGGGCCGGAGATCACCCGGGCAGGCCATGGCGCTGCCCCCGGCACCGAAGGTGCCGCACCGCGGCTGAAGCCGCTGCCGCCGCCGAGCCTCAACTTTTACGGCTCGCCGGGGATCATCGATACCCCCAGTTCCGAGATGCTGCCCGACGGCCAGTATGCGGTCACCTATTCCTGGTTCGGCGGCACCTCGCGCTACAACATCACCGTGCAGGCGCTGCCCTGGCTCAGCGCCTCGTTCCGCTACAACGGCATCCAGGATCTGGGGCTGTTCGGCTTTGACACCTATTACGACCGCGGCTTTGACGTGCGCGCCCGGCTGTGGCGCGAGCGCGGCTGGCTGCCCGAGGTCACCATGGGGCTGCAGGATTTTGCCGGCACCGGGGTTTATGCGGCAGAGTATTTTGTCGCCACCAAACGGTTTGAGGGCGCCGCCTTAGGCTGGGGCAAGACGCCGGGGCGGCTGAAGCTTTCGGCAGGCCTGGGCTGGGGACGGCTGGGCAGCAGCGGCGCCATTGGCAATATCGGCGGCGTGCGCCCGACCTTCGTGGGCGGCAGCACCGGCGGCGAGCTGGCCACCGACCAGTGGTTCCGCGGCGATTTCGCGCCCTTTGGCGGTTTTGAATGGCAGCCGGATGAGCGCTGGAGCCTGAAGGCGGAATATTCCACCGACGCCTATGTGACCGAAACCCAAGTCTCAAACGTGTTTGAGCGCAAATCCTCGGTCAACTACGGGGTGGAATACCAGTATTCCGACCGGCTGCGGCTGGGCGCCTATTACCTTTACGGCTCGGAAATCGGCTTTAATGCGCAGATCCAGCTGAACCCGAACAACCCGCCGACCCCGATGGCGGTGCCCGCGCCGCATCCCATTATCCCGCGCACGCAATGGGCCACGGAAGCCAGCCATTGGAGCCAGGACTGGGTGGCCAGCGAGAGCAAAAAACGCAAGGTCCGCGACCTGGCGGCGCAGGCGCTGAAGGCGGACGGGCTGGTGCTGGAGGCGATCACCCTCACCGGCACCACAGCCGAGCTGCGCTACCGCAACCCGCGCTACCGCTCGGCGGCGCAGGCCGCAGGCCGGGCCGCCCGGGCGCTGGCCCAGGCGCTGCCGCCTTCGGTTGAGACCTTCCGCCTGGTGCCGGTGCGCCGCGGCCTTGGCCTGGCGGTGCTGGAGGTGCGGCGCTCCGATCTGGAGGCGCTGGAGTTTGACGCGGATGCAGCGGATGCGCTGAGTGCCGCCGCCGGTGTCCGCGATGCCGGGCCGCTGCCGGACGACGCGATCTTCTCGGGTGAGCTGTATCCGGCCTTTGCCACCTCGGTCAGCCCCTTTACAAAACCGGCCTATTTCGATCCTGCGCAGCCGTTCCGGCTCGATGCCGGGCTTGATTTTGCCGCCTCTTATGCGCCGGCGCCGGGCTGGCGCATTGCCGGCACCATCCGTCAGCGGCTGGCGGGCAATGTGAAAAACGGCCGCGCCTCCAATTCGGTGCTGCCGCATGTGCGCACCGACCAGCGCGAATATGCCCAGTTCGGCACCACCCTGGAAAACCTCTATGCCAGCCGCCTGTGGAAGCCGGGCCGCAATCTTTATGCCCGTGCCACCGCAGGCCTGTTCGAGAGCATGTACGGCGGTGTCTCGGGCGAGCTCTTGTGGAAGCCGGTCAACAGCCGCATCGGCCTGGGGGTGGAAGGCAACTACGTGGTGCAGCGCGATTTCGATCAGCGCTTTGGTTTTCGCGATTACCGCACCTTCACCGGCCATGCCTCGGCCTATGCGGAACTGGGCAAGGGCTATCTGATGCAGGTCGATGCGGGCCGCTACCTGGCGGGCGATTACGGCGGCACCTTCAGCCTCAACCGCGAGTTCAATAACGGCTTCCTGATCGGCGCCTTCTTTACGCTGACCAATGTCTCGGCCGAGGATTTCGGCGAAGGCTCCTTTGACAAGGGTTTCCGCTTCCGCATCCCCGTCGACTGGCTTTTGGGCAAGCCGTCGCGGTCCGGTTTCGGCCTGACCATCCGCCCGACCCAGCGCGACGGCGGCCAGCGGGTGTCGGTGCCGGACCGGCTGTACGGGTCGGTGCGCGAGGCCCACCGCAAGAGCCTGGAAGAACAGCGCGCGAGGTTCTGGGAATGA